The following proteins are encoded in a genomic region of Oncorhynchus kisutch isolate 150728-3 linkage group LG4, Okis_V2, whole genome shotgun sequence:
- the ddx59 gene encoding putative ATP-dependent RNA helicase DDX59, whose amino-acid sequence MFMPRALKVKRPTDNTSQVLKKKCKVSQEGEKEGSDGTGQPPNHSLKTSTTAPYESVETDMNAETQVKPDDQDTHLPTLEQGTWSPVQAPEDQQSSESESSTEESEEEEPVKSFRKSQRWPEPGEPVCVMCARFGEYICDSTDNDVCSLECKASHLAKMGMGTGEDAFNRDDTEEKRTSQCGQPAVDRAGDTVEDVYKDYSYKEDAFISGLTEEQVQRVKQELGIVTEGREVGRPIIEFEQCNLPSTLSANLKKAGYEAPTPVQMQMVPVGLAGRDVIASADTGSGKTVAFLLPVVVCALKRLVEGGLGGPAALILTPTRELAIQIERQTKELVMGLPNMRTGLLVGGMPLPPQLHRLKSTIKIIIATPGRLLEILKQKAVQLDGVRVVVVDEADTMLKMGFQQQILKVLENIPEEHQTLLTSATIPKGTEQLAARLTQDPVRIAIGDRNQPCADIRQIVLWVEEPSKKKKLFEILNDGKLYQPPVVVFVDCKLGADLLCEAVKKIMGLNTVAIHSDKTQWERNRILKGLLEGDFEVVVSTGVLGRGLDLVNVKLVVNFDMPTNMDEYVHQVGRAGRLGHRGTAITFVNNDNKRLFLEVVNRVKPTGSQLPPQLLNSPHLHEQQRRDKQKAKQRGEDDIMVTKNNLLSIIRKHNRSSKR is encoded by the exons ATGTTTATGCCAAGAGCACTGAAGGTGAAGAGACCAACAGACAACACAAGTCAGGTGCTTAAGAAGAAGTGCAAGGTGAGCCAGGAGGGAGAAAAGGAAGGCAGCGATGGCACAGGACAACCCCCCAACCACAGCCTAAAGACTTCCACTACAGCTCCCTATGAGAGTGTAGAGACAGACATGAACGCTGAGACACAGGTGAAGCCTGATGACCAGGACACACACCTTCCAACCCTGGAGCAGGGTACATGGAGTCCTGTACAAGCACCAGAGGACCAACAGTCCTCAGAGTCTGAGTCCAGCACCGAGGAAAGCGAAGAAGAGGAGCCTGTAAAATCCTTCAGAAAGAGCCAGAGATGGCCCGAACCGGGGGAGCCCGTCTGCGTCATGTGTGCTCGCTTCGGGGAGTACATCTGCGACAGCACTGACAATGATGTGTGCAGCCTAGAGTGCAAGGCCAGTCACCTGGCTAAAATGGGCATGGGCACAGGGGAAGATGCCTTTAACCGAGATgacacagaggagaagaggactTCACAATGTGGACAGCCAGCCGTTGACAGAGCTGGCGATACTGTTGAGGATGTATACAAGGACTATTCCTACAAGGAAGATGCATTTATCTCTGGGTTGACAGAGGAACAAGTGCAGCGAGTAAAGCAGGAGCTGGGCATTGTGACAGAGGGCAGGGAGGTGGGCAGGCCCATCATAGAGTTTGAGCAATGTAACCTTCCCTCAACTCTCAGTGCCAACCTGAAGAAGGCAGGGTATGAGGCGCCCACCCCTGTTCAGATGCAGATGGTGCCTGTTGGCTTGGCTGGCAGGGACGTGATTGCCAGTGCTGACACGGGTTCTGGGAAGACGGTGGCCTTTCTGCTGCCAGTGGTAGTGTGTGCTTTGAAG AGGCTAGTGGAGGGTGGTCTCGGTGGTCCGGCAGCTCTCATCCTGACCCCCACCAGGGAGCTGGCCATTCAGATCGAGAGGCAGACTAAGGAGCTGGTGATGGGCCTACCTAACATGAGGACTGGCCTGCTGGTGGGAGGCATGCCCCTGCCCCCGCAGCTCCACCGCCTCAAGAGCACCATCAAG ATAATAATTGCTACCCCAGGACGACTGCTGGAGATCCTGAAACAGAAGGCAGTGCAGCTGGATGGAGTGAGGGTTGTGGTGGTTGACGAG GCAGACACCATGCTGAAGATGGGCTTTCAGCAGCAGATCCTGAAGGTTCTGGAGAACATCCCGGAGGAGCACCAGACCCTGCTAACATCTGCCACCATCCCCAAGGGCACAGAGCAGCTGGCAGCCCGACTGACCCAGGACCCGGTACGTATCGCCATCGGGGACAGGAACCAGCCCTGCGCCGACATCCGGCAGATAGTCCTCTGGGTGGAGGAGCCCTCCAAGAAGAAGAAGCTCTTTGAGATTTTAAAT GACGGAAAGCTGTACCAGCCTCCGGTGGTTGTGTTTGTGGACTGTAAACTTGGGGCGGACCTACTGTGTGAGGCCGTGAAGAAGATCATGGGCCTCAACACGGTGGCCATTCACTCAGACAAGACCCAGTGGGAACGCAACCGCATCCTCAAG GGTCTACTCGAAGGGGACTTTGAAGTGGTGGTCAGCACTGGCGTACTGGGCAGAGGGCTCGATCTGGTCAATGTCAAACTGGTGGTCAACTTTGACATGCCGACCAACATGGATGAGTATGTTCATCAG GTGGGCAGAGCAGGCAGACTGGGCCACCGGGGCACGGCCATCACCTTTGTCAACAACGACAACAAGCGTCTGTTCCTGGAGGTGGTGAACCGGGTGAAGCCCACAGGTTCCCAGCTTCCCCCCCAGCTTCTCAACTCCCCCCACCTCCATGAGCAGCAGAGGAGGGACAAACAGAAAGCCAAGCAAAGGGGGGAGGATGACATCATGGTCACCAAGAACAACCTCCTCAGCATCATCCGGAAACACAACAGGAGCTCAAAGAGATAG